The Cyprinus carpio isolate SPL01 chromosome A5, ASM1834038v1, whole genome shotgun sequence genome has a segment encoding these proteins:
- the LOC109081604 gene encoding major facilitator superfamily domain-containing protein 3-like: MMNDKLVFLGLLYFIQGIPYGLQSSLLPVYLRGAGHSLTRISLTKILYFPWVLKVLWAPLVDRTCTKRCWLVGTVAGLALTCLVSATMSPDVQYMGVAGSLLSMNMLASVQDIAADGAAVRLLRGQGELGLGNTVQVVGYKAGSVFAGGGLLAVIDVAGWGWMFTLLACVYGGVALFVWGAPVLDGEPPRGQGEGRRGSKDVMQPWKVWRTLLSVPGTPWTMFYVLTYKLGEQGAITMFPLFLLDHHMTARELGVWNGVVAMAFSICGSSIGGFLLSQYSIGLLMRRVFMMRTVSMVFQSSLLVVLEPSALMKGMAVLSLSLQHFIAGLITTLTFTTMMNCTQRAEESIQATHYSFLATLEVLGKLSFSALAGGMVDTVGFPIAFILFLFLTSSSALHVWRATETGILKEQLKEQPQ; this comes from the exons ATGATGAACGACAAACTGGTGTTCCTGGGTCTCCTTTATTTCATCCAGGGCATTCCGTATGGCCTGCAGTCGTCTTTGCTCCCGGTGTACCTGCGTGGTGCCGGCCACTCCCTCACCCGCATCAGCCTCACCAAAATCCTCTATTTCCCCTGGGTGCTCAAGGTACTCTGGGCCCCTCTGGTGGACCGAACTTGTACCAAGCGCTGCTGGTTAGTGGGCACAGTGGCTGGTCTGGCCCTCACGTGTTTGGTGAGCGCTACCATGTCACCTGATGTTCAGTACATGGGGGTAGCGGGCTCCCTGCTCTCTATGAACATGCTGGCATCGGTGCAGGACATTGCGGCGGACGGGGCGGCTGTGCGGCTGCTCAGGGGTCAGGGGGAGCTGGGTCTAGGAAACACCGTGCAGGTGGTGGGGTATAAAGCTGGGTCTGTGTTTGCTGGAGGGGGGCTCCTGGCTGTGATTGATGTTGCAGGCTGGGGCTGGATGTTCACACTGCTGGCCTGCGTGTACGGTGGTGTTGCTCTGTTCGTGTGGGGTGCCCCAGTGTTGGATGGAGAGCCTCCGCGGGGACAGGGAGAAGGGCGGAGAGGGTCAAAGGATGTGATGCAGCCATGGAAGGTGTGGAGGACGCTCTTGTCTGTCCCAGGAACGCCATGGACAATGTTCTATGTTCTCACTTACAAACTAG GAGAACAGGGGGCCATCACCATGTTTCCTCTCTTCCTGCTGGACCATCACATGACAGCCAGAGAGCTCGGGGTGTGGAACGGGGTGGTTGCCATGGCATTTTCCATCTGCGGCTCATCAATCGGGGGCTTCTTGCTCTCTCAGTACAG TATTGGCTTGCTGATGAGACGTGTGTTTATGATGCGGACTGTCAGCATGGTCTTCCAGAGCTCACTTCTCGTAGTGCTGGAGCCCTCGGCCTTGATGAAAG GTATGGCAGTGCTGAGTCTGAGTTTGCAGCATTTCATAGCTGGTCTCATCACCACTCTGACTTTCACCACAATGATGAACTGCACACAGAGAGCTGAGGAGAGCATACAG GCCACCCACTACAGTTTTCTGGCCACTCTGGAGGTCCTGGGGAAACTGAGTTTTAGTGCCCTGGCTGGAGGTATGGTGGACACTGTGGGCTTTCCCATAGCCTTCatccttttcctcttcctcacCTCCAGCAGTGCCCTGCACGTGTGGAGGGCCACAGAGACTGGCATCCTGAAGGAGCAGCTCAAAGAGCAGCCACAGTGA